The following is a genomic window from Carassius gibelio isolate Cgi1373 ecotype wild population from Czech Republic chromosome B20, carGib1.2-hapl.c, whole genome shotgun sequence.
TGAATACAtatcaaaatgaaatatatatatatatatatatatatatatatatatatatatatatatatatatatatatatatatatacagtattgttcaaaataatagcagtacaatgtggctaaccagaataatcaaggtttttcgtatattttttttattgctacgtggcaaacaagttaccagtagtttcagtagattctcagaaaacaaatgagacccagcattcatgatatgcacgctcttaaggctgtgcaattgggcaattagttgaattagttgaaaggggtgtgttcaaaaaaatagcagtgtggcattcaatcactgaggtcatcaattttgtgaagaaacaggtgtgaatcaggtggcccctatttaaggatgaagccaacacttgttgaacatgcatttgaaagctgaggaaaatgggtcgttcaagacattgttcagaagaacagcgtactttgattaaaaagttgatcagagaggggaaaacctataaagaggtgcaaaaaatgataggctgttcagctaaaatgatctccaatgccttaaaatggagcgcaaaaccagagagacgtggaagaaaacggaagacaaccatcaaaatggatagaagaataaccagaatggcaaaggctcagccaatgatcacctccaggatgatcaaagacagtctggagttacctgtaagtactgtgacagttagaagacgtctgtgtgaagctaatctattttcaagaatcccccgcaaagtccctctgttaaaaaaaaggcatgtgcagaagaggttacaatttgccaaagaacacatcaactggcctaaagagaaatggaggaacattttgtggactgatgagagtaaaattgttctttttgggtccaagggccacaggcagtttgtgagacgacccccaaactctgaattcaagccacagtacacagtgaagacagtgaagcatggaggtgcaagcatcatgatatgggcatgtttctcctactatggtgttgggcctatttatcgcataccagggatcatggatcagtttgcatatgttaaaatacttgaagaggtcatgttgccctatgccgaagaggacatgcccttgaaatggttgtttcaacaagacaatgacccaaaacacactagtaaacgggcaaagtcttggttccaaaccaacaaaattaatgttatggagtggccagcccaatctccagaccttaatccaattgagaacttgtggggtgatatcaaaaatgctgtttctgaagcaaaaccaagaaatgtgaatgaattgtggaatgttgttaaagaatcatggagtggaataacagctgagaggtgccacaagttggttgactccatgccacccagatgtcaagcagttttaaaaaactgtggtcatacaactaaatattagtttagtgattcacaggattgctaaatcccagaaaaaaaaaaaatgtttgtacaaaatagttttgagtttgtacagtcaaaggtagacactgctatttttttgaacacacccctttcaactaattgcccaattgcacagccttaagagcgtgcatatcatgaatgctgggtctcatttgttttctgacaatctactgaacctactggtaacttgtttgccacgtagcaataaaaaatatactaaaaaccttgattattctggttagtcacattgtactgctattattttgaacaatactgtatatgcaatATAAATTCAAAGgagttaaatggtttaaaataatCCATATATTCTCATAATTGTGATTAAAGCAAACtgtgtaatgtttttataatgtatCATATATTAAAGACTACAGTAAAACTTTACATCATCAGGTCAAGagatctgatcttttttttttcttcttgtggcATAACTTTCATTCAAAAATACAAGACGTTTATGCTATATTAAAGCACTGTTGATACAATCCTTTTCAAACAACATCTAAGAACAGATGCAATAAGGTtgctaatttatttcatttaggcAATTtaccattaaaacatttactaaacCAGCCATTGTTATGGCTTCCAACAGCGCTGGTCTACTCTTCTTCTTCGGGTTTTTCTGATCTCACAAAAGTACTTTTACTTCTACAACCCAAGTACAATTACACCACCAGAGACATCTAAACCCAACACTACAGTATTGAGAGTGATGTGAAACATGACTCCAGGCTTCTGTCCCATTAGAGCCCATTGCTTATGGAAGGAAACCATAACAAACTCACTGCATCATCATAAAACATTCACACCAGATGAAGCCACGAGAAACCCATTGTCCATTGGCCAGCCAGCAGTCAGCCGAGAACAGGAGAGCGGTTACCATTGGCTGCTTCCTGTCTGTAGCATCTTGACTGGAAGCACAAGTTCCTGTATCGATCCAGAGTCGTCCTCACCCCTGGCAGAGGAAGGGGGATTATTTTGTTTTATCGGTAATACGATATGATGAAAAgacttaccacacacacacagaccagcgCCTTTAGTACTAAATACCAGCACACAGCGGTTTTCTTGAGCACATCgttataaaatgctttaataaatAGTTGGATTTATTTCTAAGAACAAACATAAATTCCACTAAATGAACCAAATAACTTCTTTTCAGAGCAATTcttctgtacaaaaaaaaaaatatatataataataataataaaattacagcttaaaaaacaaagcaaagcaaaaaaaactCTCCTCCAGCTCCCTTCCATAACGGACATTGAGCTTAACTTGcttatttatatgtgtgtttacTTGCATTTGATTGTGAACCAGTTTTTTTCAGGAACAGTTTTAAACGTTTCTCATCTTCCCATAAgccaaaatcaaaatatttttacatcatGATGAAAGAAATCAAATCATAGCCAGGTGTTTCCGAGGTTATCCATTTCTTTGAGCCGGTACCTCAAGTACAAATGCTTGACAACATTATTGTTCCCTTCATGAAGTTTCGAGCCAaccgaacaaacaaacaaacgaggAGAAAACATCATCTTGACATATCAGCATCTTTACAAGAAACAAGCAGCATGGTTTTTTGATCAGCAAGAAAGGACAGGTGTGGAAAGGGAATAGGGGTCTTTAAGGAGGCGAACACACACGCCACAGTACAGCACACGATCGTATAGATGTCCAGAGAAAACAAAACCAACAACATAAGAGGATGATCTTGGATTATATTTTTGTTCTGACTGTGGGACGCTGTATACATCTTACAAAAACCTGCCATATCAGCTGGCATAAATAAAAggaatggtgtaaaaaaaaaaaaatgattatcataatatttaaatcataattataattaaaaaaaaaagttgcttaaGTTACTAAATTCAAATATACACAGCGACTCCTttattatatacacatatttacaGATCTCTTGTCTTTGTTGAATACCTTGATGGTGATATGGGAGCTGCTCTTAAGACCAGCCTCTCCTCTTAGTCGTGAACTATCGGGTCAGGGGACCCTGAAACCGAGGGGCTTGTCCGAAGGCACTTGCGACCGACTCAAAATACTGCAATCCGTTTTTTTAAGGAGCGTTCAGCCAAGACGacaaaggacagaaaaaaaaacaaggccaCTTTATAGGCACTGTAGCCCTCCTCATGGACGACGAGCTCGTAAGGCAGGCGTGGAAGGAGAACAGATGAACGGTTGAAGGGGGATCCCCCGAAGACAGCGTCCTCCGCCCCCCGCACGTGGGCTGCACCGAAATTGGGCCACTCGAAACAAAACCAAAAGCACAACCATTTGTAAACAACAACGTAAAAGTCTTTATACGGTTTCTCTCACGAGTTCCTTAGTCCTGCTCCTAatccagcagtttttttttcactccGAAAACAAAGCTAGGCTTCTCACCGCCTCCTTATAAAGAAAGAGAATTTGCTTTCTCTGTACATAAAAAAAGGGAACGAAAGAAATTTGCCACTTTATCAGCCTCAAAAgaagtcaaaaataaaaataacacatggGGAAAACTCAGTCTTTGTTTCTGAGATGGCCTTGGTCTCCTTGTCCTGCTCGTCGGAGCTCATACGCAGTGTTCTTTGTGCTCTTGGCCGGTGCTGGCGTTATTGACATTTTTACAGTTGTTGTCCTTTGGGCTGAAGCCTGTCCAGTAGGGTGCTTTGAGGGAAGGGCTGCTGCTGCCGCTGCTCCGCATGGTGCAGATCAGCCCGTTCTTGGCCCGCGCTGCAGGTTTAGAGTACTTTTGGATGGGGAACTTGCCCTCCTCTTCCACCAGCTCCAGCTCTTCCTCCTCCATCTCCTCCTCGTCCTCCCCGCTTGTGCAGGTCCGATCTGGGGAGCCCATGAGCTTGGTGCGCTCGTACTGTGCGTCCCGGTTGTCCTTGTGCTGTGGCCGTGTCACAGGCCTCAGGGGTTCCCACTGGTTGTTGACGCTCTCCTCCACAGGCACGCGCTCCCGCCTCTCGCGCTCTTTTCGCCGTTTACGGGTCCACCACACGCAGACAATGACGCAGAAGACCCAGAGTATGCACAGGACGACGCACAACACTGGCACCAGGTAGTCTGCATGGAAAGAGAATAGAGTCAGAAAATCGCAAATCTAGGATTCATGccaaaaaattattaacaaaaaggcatgtatgatgaaaaaaacatgtattagtTAGTGGCCGAATTTATCAGTGAAGGTCATTAGTGGATATTTTGATTGGCCAGcatttgatatttaattgtgGACACTCATTCCAccaaattgtttaaatatattattcgAGACAAAatagtgtgtatatattaataacataaaaTGGTGCAAATATATGATATACATATTAGAGATGTCATATGATTATATCACAttccaaaataaaatactttgtttacataatgtgtttgcattgtatatatttattatgcatataaatacacaagcatgtatatatttcagaaaaaacatgtcgtttatatattatatatatttttatataaattatactaatataaatatatacatgtaaatattttctaaatatatactgtacttgtgtgtatttatatataaatatacactgtacacacacatatatttaagcaacataatataatattatataataaacacaCCATTTTGTATtcacaataataaatataatatacactctaaaatttttttttaagattcagaaggcacttttttatttatatatttatatatatatatatatatatatatatatatatatatatatatatatatatatatatatatatttatttatttattttttttattttttttacacatttataatttCCTTAACCAAAAAATCATTAAGTTTGTCCCATCATTCTCGTTAATGTATTGCTGTGGCGTGACAGATGACTGTGGAGGAGTTAAATGACTGTCACACAGGTTTATGGCCTCCTGCCCACAACTTCTGGATCCTCTCAGTACCCTTCCTCCTGTGACTCACAAAGACATTTAAGCTGCACTAATTGGTGGAGACGGGGAATTGACTTCCAAAGCTTTAGCCTTGAGGCCAGTTGGCCCCTGCTCTACTCACCCACTGGCTGTGACACCACTTGCATTTCCACTTTGACCTCGATGACGGCAAGCATGACGGTGCTGTTGTGCCGCTTGGACAGCGTGCTGACTATGGTACTAGCAGCCTCCTGGATCTGACTGTGGTTCGGCTGCTCGTCCTGCTGGAATGACTGCAGGAGAAATAGCagggatttaaaatatattagattgCATTCCAAAGATTCCAAGTAAAACCACTTACAAATGAACGATCTATAATTATTTACTGTAAGTGTGAGGTTTTGGGGTGTTGCCGCGATGAGACTTAACTATCCTGTTTTTGCAGGAATAATCTTCTACATTCAAGTTTATTTCTTGTAAACCAAAATATTTGGTTGTGGTCGAACCAGTGGAACCAATGGATGGTTATACCACACCACAACTTAAATTATTGCATTGTATTAGGTTACAGAccccccaaaaatgaacattttaatacaaGAACAAAAAGAGACGTGTAATCGATCTATGACAAACAATACAcagaataaaataactaaatgagaGCAATCTTTATCTATATAGCAGTAGACTCATTCGTTTCAACTCTATTCTGTTTTCAACACGCAAAAACCTGCAGCTGTTCAAAGTTCCATTTTAATGAGTCAGGCCAGTTAAACACGGCCCTTCAGTTAGTGACTTGTTACAACACTGCAGGGATTTAGTGTAATCTGATCGAGAATAAAGGATGCCTTGGTAGGTAACCACTATTTGTAAGTTACCTCCGTAAGGCAAAATGTTTAATTGAACGCAGGAAACGCCGCTTCAAATTACACAAAACTTGCCTGGCAGCACAAAGATATTCATTTTCATGTCATTACCCAAgtatgtctttttttatgttatttcaaGGATTATTTCAAGATTATTTGGTTGTGCAACATTTCATTGTCTAAAGACAAAAGTGTATATCTTCAGGCTATGTTTCCAGCGCCCGGTTCCAGCGCTCTCCGTGTGGGTGGAGGGAATGCTGCAATGCAGTACGGCCCGCTGCTGGTCAGTCAACTGAATCTCATTACAACATAATGGGCTGGTTTGAAGAGGAGGCCGGTTGACATTGCTTTGGGCGTCTAAACTGTGCTCGACTCGGTAAGGAAATCAAATTTGCATCCATTAACAGATCTGTGCAATGAGTTTCCAGGACCCCCATGGTTTTGACTTTCTATTCCACTGATAATAGATCTTAGGGGCCCACACAACACTGCTGTGTAAATGGTACAGGCGTACAAAGGACTCATGAATTTAAAATGTGCAGGCGCAGAAAGCTCTCCTTAGGGTCTTCAAAATGTACTTACGATGGCCACCTCTACTGCATCTTGGTTTTTGTAGGAGAGGTCACAGAGAACCAACAGCGTGTGATCTTTGGCCAGGTTCCGTGTGGCAGGCATATACCTCAGCTCTGAGCAGACGTTCTCCACAGTCGTTCCCTGGAAGATACAGTGCATTCTTAGAGGAATGTTTCAGGAAAAAACACACGGGGATTATATTGTAATTACAGCACGTTAGGAGAAGGATTAAAAAAGGTATGGTACCATATAACATTACCATGTGATTTTGGACATGGTGGCCTGGTAATATAACATTTTTGGGcacagacagattttttttaaatgtatctcaTAGACTATGGCAATGGTATGGTATGACCATAGTTTTGCCATGGTAACACGACAGGGTTTTTGTGTAATGGAAGAAAACATCTAATTTAAGGTGAATACTTACTGTGGGTAATTTGTCCCTGTTGAATATTAGGGTGATGCGAGCACAGCTCTTGTCCAGATAGACTGAGTTGGGCTCACATTTTGTTTGGATGGTTGGGGTGTAATCAAGGCTTGAACAAAACCCCCACTGGTGACAAGGGGGACAGAGGCACGTCAGGAAGTTGTGCTCCAGGCATTCATGACCTCCTGAACAGGAGTGAAGCTCTCTCCCAGGCGTCCCTGGCAACAGGCACGGCTGCCGGCCACACACCACCTGAGGAGAAAAAAGTGTCATGATCACATCAATTTAGTTCtagaaataaaaagagaaaaaaagacttgTTTTTGACATGCTTTGACATTCAGACACTTACCTTGGTACACTCCACTTTGCCATTGACACATTGACAAGTGTTGCATTCTTCCTCCCAACGGCTGCCATGCGGGAACTGAAGTCCAGAATAGTGACACGTCTTCCCAATGCCAATGACTGCggcacaacacaaacacaaacaccgtAAGACTGGGGCCAATTCTAATTTAGGAGCAGATCCCCTTCCTGTCTGGAATGATTTAAGTCACATGATGCCAGGCCAATGCTCCTACAAACGATGTCGTCTGCCTTTCATGTTGTTCACTCCTTAGGAACCAGAATTCCTGTTTAGAGGCCTTTGATCCACATCTATTCGCTTTTAGCTCATCTATATGCTAGTGTGGCAAATTACCATATGATAACATATACAGTGTTTATTTTCCAGAAAAAAAGACTTATCCTGCACTAGAGTGATtgttgtccaatcaaatgctctctagagaCAGAATGTCTCACCTGCTTCCGACTAACATGTAGAAATAATGCTCATGGCTGTGAAGTAAATAAACCATTCAGAAATTTTTGAGGCTCTCACTAAGTAAAGCACATGATTTTATAGGGTCTTCAAGTTCCAATTCTCAATATCAGCAAGCTGAGAGTTAAAAAGAGATTGACTGTCTTAATGATTAAACGATAACTCTTACACTCTTGGCATTGAGATCCGGTGCGACCGAGTGGGCAAACACATCGGAAGCCATTGATCTCATCCACACAGGTGGCACCGTATGCACAGGGCGACGACTGGCACTCATCAATGTCTGGTGAAGCAGAGAGAACATGCATCAGCATCAGTACGCCTACTGACCAGGGAAAAGCTTAAACTGTGATTTGAAATCAATACATAAAGTGTCAGGATTGATGGCGTTCCCATGGCTGCACCACAGAAAATGAGGCCGGGGAAATGCATGGAATCCTTAAAAAGTAAGTCAGAGCCATCAATGGACACAAGAGACACAAGGAGAGGAATTTTTTCACTGGTTGAATAATTTATCTCCTCTGTCTGTTTGTGATCCATGGCTAACCTTTGACCCCTGAGGAGGTCAAAGGCCACGGGATGCTTGGTAATCCACCAACACCCCCTTTCTATACATCCCTATTCTTTCCTCCTCGAGATACTCACTGATTCGACAGTCTGGTCCAGCGAATCCAGGGGCGCATTCACAGCGGAACCAGTTCACCCCGTCCACGCAGATTCCTCCATTGTAGCTGCAAGGAGACGCAAGGACAATGAGGTTATCAGGCCAAAGAGACACCTTCGCCCCAGTGATTGACATAATACTTCAAATATACATGCATAGAAGTGGAAGAAGGGGGAAGAGTAGAGTGAAAGAGAGATGGACGAAGAGGGATGTGGGACCTTTCAGATGCAAATCCCCACAGTGGCTCCTTGCTGGGATCCCCACCCCCTACTCCCGCCCCACCTCCCAAATCCCTTGCTCCCAGGTCAGCGATGAAGAAAGGCAGGAGGACAGAGCAGGCTGGGAGAAAAAAAGCCTGTCCTTCCCCTCCTCCCTTCACTGCTGGGGGTGCTCTTTTACGGCGATCAGCTCCATTGTGGTCCCCATTAAAACCAGCCCAGGGTCTCCTGAGCTGTCGGATTTAGGGGTGATTTAGGGACATCTTCTCCAGTCTTTACAACCAGCATCCCCCCTCGAACCCTTCCCCTCGGTGCATCCGCTCACAGAGAATAGGGGTTAGCGGGGCAGGAACAACAGGGTGGAATAGGGCAGAAAGCCACATTAGAAGGGTTATTCCTAGCCGTCTATGTTGTACAGGGAAAGGGAGGGTCGCCCCAAACAGGGGGCACAACAGATCTACCAGTGTCCCGGGGCAGAATAGAGTAAATAAGAATGGGGGACAATTGCAGAGCCACATAGGTCTTCTTACCAGGGGTGAGGGTTGCAGTCGTTGATGTCTGCAAGGAATCAAAAGAGAGGAAGAGGGTGTCAATATGAGACATTTGCGCATCTATCATATGTAATTTAACACTtttgtggattttgatgtttgcTTTCAGTGGTATGCAGACATGCACTGGCAGCTAAATTATGAATGGCGGAATTCACTCACTCTGAGCACAGGTGGGCCCCTCCCAGCCATCTTTACAGATGCAGGTGAACGTGTCACCACCACCCACGCATGTTCCTCCATTCAGGCAGGGGCTGGACGCACAAGTACTGTTCTTTGCTGAAGTAGAAAGACGAAATGGAAAAGTTACAGCAAGTTAGCAAGTGATTCTGTAGACTAGTCTGTAATAAATTAGTGTCATCCAGGGGCCAAAAGCTAGGGGGTCTGAAGAAACTGTCAGGATATGTTACTAAACAAactaggattagggtttggcttagggttccttacatttacatttattcatttagcagacgcttttatccaaagcgacttacaaatgaggacagtggaagcaatcaaaaacaacaaaaagatcaatgatatataagtgctgtaacaagtctcagttaggttgacacagtacacgtagcatgggcttttaaataatataataaataaaaagatagaataaaaaataaaagttaaaaaatgtaactaaatgaaaagaaaatagaatacaaaaagattagaaaggtatttcgatttaaaaaaaaaatagaattagaatactgagtgttaaagttagagggtcaaataaagatgtaaGAGATGGGTTtcgaagatggctaaggactcagctgctcggattgagttggggaggtcattccaccaggagggaacatttaattttaaagtctgtaaaagagactttgtgcttctttgggacgGCACAAccaagcgatgttcacttgcagaacgcaagcttctagacggcacataagtctgaagtaactaatttaggtaaatgggtgctgagccagtggtagttttgtaggcaaacatcaatgcattgaattttatgcgagcagctattggtagccagtgcaaattaataaacagaggtgtgacgtgtattctttttggctcattaaaaatttatcttgctgccgcattctggattaattgtaaaggttttatAGAACTagttggaagacctgccaagagagcattgcaatagtcaagcctcgacagaacaagagcttgaataaGGAGTTTTACAgaatgttccgaaagaaagggcctgatcttctcaatgttgaataaagcaaatctgcaggatcggatagttttagcaatgtggtctgagaaagtcagctgatcatcaatcataactccaaggcttctagctgttatggttgatgtgcctaactggatggtgaaactgtgatgaaacgatgggtttgctggaatcttTTGCAAGCAGTTCtttcttggcaaggttgagttgaaggtgatggttcatcatccagcaagaaatgtctgttagacaagctgagatgcgaatagctaccgtcaggTCATcgggatggaatgagaggtagagttgagtgtcatcagcatagcagtggtatgaaaagccatgtttctgaatgacagaacctaatgatgccatggagacagagaagagaagtggtccaagaacggAGCCCTGAGGCATTTCAGTAGTTAGATgctgtgacttggacacctcacctctccaagatactttgaaggacctaaggttacttgcatgtaattatgcataattcattgttattgtaacaaggacaccttaaaataaactgttaccAAGTGAAAGACCATTTatataagtgaaagtgaaaaagtggaAGTGAAGTGAAGTTGGGGTTGCGGTGTCTTGCTCAAAGGTCTCACCTCaatcgtggtattgaaggtggagagagcacatGCAACCTTCGTGTTACAAGTCTAACCCTCtatccattaggccatgactgcccccaaacatataaattaaatcagcagccacaatacaataaaaaacggACTATACAGTGTGTATAATGAGCTTTGAGAATGCAGGATTGCAAAACTGACTGAGAGTGATGAGAGGGACTGATctgattatataatttataatgctTCATGTAAGTTATGGGAGTTTGAGCTTATGTTTTTGGTTCAAAATGTCTAAGAAACCCAACTGTGAATAATGAGAGTATGAAAACTGGACTTTCACAGAGGTCTACTCACCTGTATTGCATGTACTTCCTCCCCATCCAGGAGGGCAGGCGCAGCGGAAAGTGTCTCCGTGGTCATAGCAGGTCCCTCCATTACTGCATGTGGTGGCATCACACTGACTTTCACCTAAAGACATGGTTTCAAATATCAGTCAGTTGACATATGCAGTTAAACTACATAATAGGAAAAGAGGATAATAAAACACAGAGAGGTAACTCACGTGAATGACAGGTCTTTCCTTTCCAGCCATTGGCACATTCACAGTAGAAGTCATTGACCAGATCCACACAGTGGCCGCCATTCTTACAGGGAGTCCGACTGCACTCGTTCACATCTGAGTGCagaaacacaagtgaagaaggtAAGATACTGAATGTAAACAGGATCAAGATGATGAGGAAGATGAAGATGGATACTCACTGAGGTCGCAGAGGTCTCCTTCCCAGCCGTCCGGACAGAAGCACTGGAAAGAGCTGATCCCGTCGATGCAGGTGCCTCCGTTTCGACACGGATTACTCACGCAGTCGTTTACATCTGGATAGTCGATTTAAAAAACCTCCATGAACGTCAACATTTTTGAACAAAATATACATAGACAATGGGGTTTAAAAACCACACAAACCAGATCGATCATGTGAACTTTATACAGATGGTCAGGtggattttttttcaatataattttttttttttttttttttttagcttagttGGCTTCGTGGCCAATTATGACaaatttgttttcaaatataCTATGCAACTaaggaataaaattattaaatcaataattatGACTACCAATAAAAATTACCTaacattttgtcttaattttcaaTTTCGATGGGGGATGCTAGTTGTAAAAAATTGGAAAAGTTTGGCTTAAAATTGTTCTACAGCACAAGAATCTGCTAAAATAGCTTCAAATGTAATGTCAATAACCCATCTTTTTTATAAGGAtaaactaaaataactgaaaagcaaacaaacaagaaTGAACAGGCATCAGATGAATatgattaaaaaaggaaaaatggtaAAACAGTAAAGATGACTCACTCTCGTGGCAGTATGTTCCTGTAAAGCCGCGGTCACAGGTGCAGGTGAAGTTGCCGCCCGGCTGGCTGATACAGCGGCCACGAGGACCACACACATTAGAGTTGATGTGTCTCACACCCCCATCTGAGCTGTTACTCGCCACAGCAATCGTACAACTGTCAATGACTGGAAATGAGAGAACAAGACAAGTGAGAATAAAGATCAGATGGCTGCTAAGCTGGACTATTGTGCACTATAGTACAGAAATAGGTCATCTTTAACTATTTCATCTCGGTCGGCAGCAGAACAGGAAGGGCAGTACCTTGGCAAGGGGTTGTCCTGCAGTGGTCCTTGCGATTTTCACAGGTCTTGCCCTCGTAGTCTTCAGGACAGGCGCAGTAGAAGTCACCCGGCAGGCTGTAGCACCACGCCTTGTTCTGACAGGGGTTCGGTTCACAGGTGTTTGGGTGAGACAAACTCTCCACCTTCAAATGAGACCGGGATCTTGAGTTAGACCGGTCTTCTTAAACCATAGTGATAAACAGTCAGCTAAGCTGTAGACGGCTTCCATAAGCCTACAGCTAAAGGAGACAGCACCATTACACTCACACGAAAGACCAATCACAACAAACTGTGCAGCTAAATTTAGACTTCCTTCCGCTCTTACAGAACATATTTAACTAGGACGTGAAACACTTTTGCACATCTAGTTCTACTTCTACCTTGACTTGACCTTGTTCTGGTAAATATTCT
Proteins encoded in this region:
- the LOC127983967 gene encoding protein jagged-2 isoform X1, which gives rise to MWNCIRIRNWLPIACLLLMIWTKVSQSSGYFELQLIAVENVNGELWDGECCDGTRNSQDQRCERDECDTYFKVCLKEYQSEVTTTGPCTFGSGSTDVLGGNTFSFKTAKNNPSKASDVGKIIIPFHFAWPRSYTLILEAWDWDNSTQNTGEKNLIEQHIHASMVNPGDHWQSIQHPGIIAHIEYRIRVRCDENYYGSKCNKQCRPRDDYFGHYRCDPSGNIVCLDGWMGEDCRTAICKQGCNLIHGGCLVPGECACNYGWQGQFCDECLPYPGCLHGTCVMPWQCTCEKNWGGLLCNKDLNYCGTHHPCVNGGTCMNSEPDEYNCACPEGYSGKNCEIAEHACVSNPCANGGTCHEVPSGFECQCPPGWEGPTCAKDMDECASSPCAQGGTCVDLENGFECVCPPQWVGKTCQIDANECMGKPCVNAHSCKNMIGGYHCDCFQGWAGQNCDINLNGCHGQCQNGATCKELVHGGYHCQCPPGFVGLHCEVSRNKCASGPCQNGGRCHVILDSFVCECPTNYAGMLCEVESLSHPNTCEPNPCQNKAWCYSLPGDFYCACPEDYEGKTCENRKDHCRTTPCQVIDSCTIAVASNSSDGGVRHINSNVCGPRGRCISQPGGNFTCTCDRGFTGTYCHENVNDCVSNPCRNGGTCIDGISSFQCFCPDGWEGDLCDLNVNECSRTPCKNGGHCVDLVNDFYCECANGWKGKTCHSRESQCDATTCSNGGTCYDHGDTFRCACPPGWGGSTCNTAKNSTCASSPCLNGGTCVGGGDTFTCICKDGWEGPTCAQNINDCNPHPCYNGGICVDGVNWFRCECAPGFAGPDCRINIDECQSSPCAYGATCVDEINGFRCVCPLGRTGSQCQEFIGIGKTCHYSGLQFPHGSRWEEECNTCQCVNGKVECTKVVCGRQPCLLPGTPGRELHSCSGGHECLEHNFLTCLCPPCHQWGFCSSLDYTPTIQTKCEPNSVYLDKSCARITLIFNRDKLPTGTTVENVCSELRYMPATRNLAKDHTLLVLCDLSYKNQDAVEVAISFQQDEQPNHSQIQEAASTIVSTLSKRHNSTVMLAVIEVKVEMQVVSQPVDYLVPVLCVVLCILWVFCVIVCVWWTRKRRKERERRERVPVEESVNNQWEPLRPVTRPQHKDNRDAQYERTKLMGSPDRTCTSGEDEEEMEEEELELVEEEGKFPIQKYSKPAARAKNGLICTMRSSGSSSPSLKAPYWTGFSPKDNNCKNVNNASTGQEHKEHCV